A stretch of the Duncaniella dubosii genome encodes the following:
- a CDS encoding carboxypeptidase-like regulatory domain-containing protein, with the protein MLSTYRLRSKKTLLTLIMVAMSCISAGAYEYDYSFDNTPISEAIIRICKDHPDVNITFIYKELDNYKTSARIHTDDAYEALRLTIGLNPISIIKKDHNYYIEALQHGKFCYTGRAIGSDNEPVVAATVMLLAPKDSTVITYGITDEAGRFSIPCDKQGVVGKLSCLGYETTYKESSTFDMGTILMKELPINLQSVKVEGDNALLLSDKSIYRPTQRQKDASQTATDLLVRMAIPQLNVKLGSSVVTTASNQPVAIYIDYVPASENDLKMMRMSDVRCVEYLEYP; encoded by the coding sequence ATGTTATCGACCTATCGCTTGCGCAGCAAGAAAACTCTCCTGACCCTGATAATGGTTGCGATGAGCTGCATTTCAGCCGGTGCATACGAATACGACTATTCGTTTGACAACACGCCCATATCAGAAGCTATCATCAGAATCTGCAAAGACCATCCCGATGTAAATATCACATTTATATATAAGGAACTCGATAACTACAAAACGTCAGCAAGAATACATACTGATGATGCCTATGAAGCCTTGCGTCTGACAATCGGACTTAATCCAATATCAATTATCAAAAAAGACCATAATTACTATATCGAGGCACTGCAACATGGAAAATTCTGTTATACGGGCCGAGCCATCGGTAGCGACAACGAGCCTGTGGTTGCGGCGACAGTGATGCTGCTGGCGCCCAAAGATTCGACTGTCATCACATACGGCATAACCGATGAGGCAGGACGATTCTCGATACCTTGTGACAAACAAGGAGTAGTCGGCAAATTGTCATGCCTCGGTTATGAAACGACCTATAAAGAGTCCAGTACGTTTGATATGGGCACAATTCTAATGAAGGAGTTGCCTATCAATCTGCAATCCGTTAAAGTAGAAGGAGATAATGCCTTGTTATTGTCTGATAAAAGTATCTACAGACCTACCCAACGACAGAAGGACGCTTCCCAGACCGCGACTGATCTGCTTGTCAGGATGGCAATTCCTCAACTTAATGTAAAGTTAGGTTCATCCGTTGTAACTACAGCCTCCAATCAGCCGGTAGCTATCTACATAGACTATGTTCCTGCATCGGAGAATGATCTTAAAATGATGAGAATGTCGGATGTCAGATGCGTTGAATACCTCGAATATCCATGA
- a CDS encoding DUF4974 domain-containing protein, translated as MEKYESKYDVVLDIIEHPENYTPEQLTEILSDSETREIYNLLCKTDSAIEAGREIDVDAEWETLSAKHTVSPRRSFLWSGSRAASIAAIIGSSIIAVAAGFVVTVAVIDHKPQSAADDVTVAPSVAVVSTDSITVYSDTVKVSQTPVLFENEPLEKIMKEVADTYSVEVRFNNKEAASLRLYYKLDPSLTLDDVVGQLNTFEQISIRQTGNILNLD; from the coding sequence ATGGAGAAGTATGAGTCTAAATATGATGTGGTGCTTGATATTATAGAGCACCCGGAAAATTATACGCCGGAGCAGCTGACTGAAATACTGTCGGATTCTGAAACCAGAGAGATTTACAATCTTCTTTGCAAAACCGATTCTGCGATAGAAGCCGGAAGAGAGATAGATGTCGATGCCGAATGGGAGACCCTTTCGGCGAAACATACTGTCAGCCCGCGTCGTTCATTCTTATGGTCCGGCAGTCGAGCAGCCTCAATCGCAGCTATAATAGGCTCATCAATCATTGCCGTTGCAGCCGGATTTGTTGTCACTGTGGCTGTGATTGACCATAAACCGCAATCGGCCGCTGACGACGTGACTGTTGCGCCATCAGTCGCTGTCGTTTCAACAGATAGCATTACCGTATATAGCGATACTGTAAAAGTTAGTCAGACTCCTGTATTGTTTGAGAATGAGCCTCTTGAAAAGATAATGAAAGAGGTCGCCGACACATACAGTGTAGAGGTCAGGTTCAACAACAAGGAAGCGGCATCACTGCGTCTTTACTACAAACTCGATCCGTCGTTGACGCTTGACGACGTTGTTGGGCAACTTAACACATTTGAGCAGATTAGTATCAGACAAACCGGAAATATCCTAAACCTCGACTGA
- a CDS encoding RNA polymerase sigma factor, translating into MTNRNDIEQLFKAHYAQMYRMAVALLHDDDFARDIVHDVFVSLLDSRLGGHVLSRPYLLRAIRNRCLNHIRDCEIHQRIANRYFLDNDEYDTEDWPDDETIARIYGLIKSEISPQARWVMELRFSDGLPFARVAAVMGISETAVYRHLSHAITIIRKKLNENGEV; encoded by the coding sequence ATGACGAACAGAAACGACATAGAGCAGCTTTTCAAAGCACATTATGCGCAGATGTACCGGATGGCCGTGGCACTTCTGCACGACGATGATTTTGCGCGCGACATCGTACACGATGTGTTTGTCTCGCTACTCGACTCACGACTCGGCGGACACGTTTTATCGCGTCCCTATCTTTTGCGGGCAATCCGCAACCGCTGTCTTAACCATATCCGGGACTGTGAGATTCATCAGCGCATAGCTAACCGTTATTTCCTTGACAATGATGAATATGACACCGAGGATTGGCCTGATGATGAAACAATTGCCCGGATTTACGGTCTGATCAAGTCTGAAATCTCTCCTCAGGCACGATGGGTGATGGAACTGCGGTTCTCCGACGGTTTGCCCTTTGCCAGAGTCGCAGCAGTAATGGGCATAAGCGAGACTGCCGTGTATCGTCATCTGAGTCATGCAATTACAATCATCCGCAAAAAACTCAATGAAAATGGAGAAGTATGA
- a CDS encoding IS4 family transposase gives MPKSSHFSGQPLYGQVIKLLDKSKILQFSREYGGERYTKRFNCWIHLVVMLYAVIMRFDSLREITASLLAETRKLSHIGITFKIGRSTLADANKRRPEAIFEAIYRDLYATYRHVLSSDSHSRKTPKWMKRLQIIDSTTITLFSNLLFKGVGRHPKTGKKKGGIKVHTVIHANEGVPSDIKFTSAATNDSFMLKPTTLSKGDIMAMDRAYIDYEKFQQLTERGVTYVTKMKKNLKYSILSDTMYQTPDGLMEVRIQQVEFVKQVKGGEVIRHKSRIITYVDVKKRKLISLLTNDMESDPEEIIAIYRQRWEIELLFKQMKQNFPLKYFYGESANAIKIQIWITLIANLLLMVMQKGLKRQWSFSGLATMVRITLMYYVDFNSLFNNPEKEWEIILSEASGAPPEPSLFD, from the coding sequence ATGCCCAAAAGTAGTCATTTTAGCGGACAGCCGCTCTATGGTCAGGTAATAAAACTGCTTGACAAGTCGAAAATTCTTCAGTTTAGCCGCGAATACGGAGGAGAGAGATATACCAAACGGTTTAACTGCTGGATTCATCTGGTGGTAATGCTCTATGCCGTGATAATGCGATTCGACTCATTGCGTGAGATAACAGCCAGTTTGCTTGCCGAGACGCGTAAACTGTCTCATATAGGTATTACTTTCAAAATCGGGCGCAGCACACTTGCGGATGCCAACAAGAGGCGCCCCGAAGCTATATTTGAGGCTATATATCGTGATCTATATGCCACTTACCGCCACGTTCTTTCCTCGGACAGCCACAGCCGCAAGACTCCAAAATGGATGAAACGACTGCAGATTATCGACTCCACGACTATTACTCTGTTCTCCAACCTGCTGTTCAAGGGAGTCGGACGCCATCCAAAGACCGGAAAAAAGAAAGGCGGAATCAAGGTTCATACCGTCATACATGCCAACGAAGGTGTGCCGTCGGATATAAAGTTCACATCAGCGGCTACAAACGACTCATTCATGCTCAAGCCAACAACATTGAGTAAAGGCGACATAATGGCAATGGACCGCGCATACATCGACTATGAGAAGTTCCAACAACTGACGGAGCGTGGCGTAACATACGTCACCAAGATGAAGAAGAACCTGAAATACAGCATATTGTCGGACACTATGTATCAGACTCCTGACGGACTGATGGAGGTCAGGATACAGCAAGTGGAGTTTGTAAAGCAGGTTAAAGGCGGAGAGGTCATTCGACATAAATCACGCATAATCACTTATGTGGATGTCAAGAAGCGCAAACTGATATCGCTGCTGACCAACGATATGGAGTCCGACCCGGAGGAAATCATCGCGATATACCGACAGAGATGGGAAATTGAGCTGCTGTTCAAGCAGATGAAACAAAACTTTCCACTTAAATACTTCTATGGCGAGAGCGCCAATGCCATCAAGATCCAGATCTGGATCACACTAATCGCCAATCTACTGCTGATGGTTATGCAGAAGGGGCTGAAACGCCAGTGGAGCTTCTCCGGGCTGGCAACAATGGTCAGAATTACCCTGATGTACTACGTTGACTTCAACAGCCTGTTTAACAACCCGGAAAAAGAGTGGGAAATCATCCTTTCCGAGGCCTCCGGAGCGCCTCCCGAACCGTCATTGTTTGACTGA
- a CDS encoding DJ-1/PfpI family protein → MSNEILYVLLPDYAAHEAVYLSQAIASDEFALKENPKYVNKVLAPSLEPVKSIGGFRTMADYSFETMPDDYAALVLIGGFGWTTPVADKVVPIVRQAIERGKVVGAICNAASFMAKHGFLNAVTHTGNGLEQLKLWGGENYTNTDGYVHAQAVSDKMIVTANGSAALEFAKELLLLLENDTPERIEMYYQFNKQGFCNMFPAEN, encoded by the coding sequence ATGAGCAACGAGATTCTATATGTTCTTTTGCCGGATTATGCGGCACATGAGGCTGTATATCTTTCACAGGCCATAGCTTCCGATGAGTTCGCGCTTAAAGAAAATCCGAAATATGTCAATAAGGTTTTAGCTCCGTCTTTGGAGCCTGTCAAGTCAATCGGCGGTTTCCGCACGATGGCCGACTATTCGTTTGAGACGATGCCTGACGATTATGCGGCATTGGTATTGATTGGTGGCTTCGGTTGGACTACGCCTGTCGCGGATAAGGTTGTGCCGATTGTCAGACAGGCCATTGAGAGAGGTAAGGTTGTAGGTGCAATCTGCAATGCTGCTTCCTTTATGGCAAAACACGGTTTTCTTAACGCGGTCACACACACCGGCAACGGACTGGAACAATTGAAACTGTGGGGCGGTGAAAATTATACCAATACGGACGGATATGTCCATGCTCAGGCTGTCAGCGACAAGATGATAGTGACGGCCAATGGTTCTGCGGCCCTTGAATTTGCAAAGGAACTGCTTCTTCTGCTTGAAAACGACACACCGGAACGCATAGAAATGTACTATCAGTTCAACAAGCAGGGATTCTGTAACATGTTTCCTGCCGAAAATTAG
- a CDS encoding TrkH family potassium uptake protein: MNFLRYRPTAINFPMILRIIGLLLIIEGLFLTVPLATSLVYHETDWMCFLLTMVVTTVAGTIMTFGIRPRNPRMGKREGFLLTALIWIFFSIFGMIPFILMEKQPMSVSDAFFEAMSGFTTTGATVMDSISHLSHGIVMWRSLMQWIGGMGIILFTLAVVPMLNHSGGMQMFNAEVTGITHDKLRPRISQTAKGLWLIYIVLTLVLFILLIIGPMDTFEAICHAFSTMSTGGFSTADASIEAWDSIYIESVVTVFMFLGGTSFVLLYRAAHGDFKPIWQNDVFRAYVGIILVCYVLFVIAIFYHGQAYSIKSVTLDPLFQIVSTITSTGYEVSDFSNWGTFTLSLVFALMFFGACAGSTSGGAKIDRLIYLLKNCRNEIVRCVYPNNIFTVRVNRRVIPHETVSKVIAFLCLYVMIIMAGGIILTALGLPLVDSFFSAFSCISNTGLGAGVTGYGGSYALVPDVGKWLLAIIMMIGRLELFTVLILFTPTFWKK, encoded by the coding sequence ATGAATTTTCTTCGTTACCGACCTACAGCCATAAATTTCCCGATGATACTCCGTATCATCGGGTTGCTTCTTATCATCGAGGGACTTTTCCTGACAGTCCCGCTTGCTACATCCCTTGTCTATCACGAAACCGACTGGATGTGTTTTCTGCTGACAATGGTGGTCACTACTGTGGCCGGAACTATAATGACCTTCGGCATCCGTCCGCGTAATCCCCGCATGGGTAAACGAGAGGGGTTCCTGCTGACGGCTCTGATATGGATTTTCTTTTCGATTTTCGGCATGATTCCATTCATACTCATGGAGAAGCAGCCGATGTCGGTCTCCGATGCCTTTTTTGAGGCTATGTCGGGATTCACCACTACCGGGGCGACGGTCATGGACTCTATCAGTCATCTCAGCCACGGTATTGTCATGTGGCGTAGCCTGATGCAGTGGATAGGCGGCATGGGTATAATTCTTTTTACCTTGGCTGTAGTCCCGATGCTCAATCATTCGGGTGGCATGCAGATGTTTAACGCGGAGGTGACGGGTATTACACACGACAAGTTGCGTCCCCGTATCTCGCAGACGGCCAAGGGACTGTGGCTCATCTATATTGTGCTGACCCTTGTACTTTTCATATTGCTTATAATAGGCCCGATGGATACGTTCGAAGCGATATGTCATGCGTTCAGCACAATGTCGACCGGTGGATTCTCTACGGCCGATGCAAGTATCGAGGCATGGGATTCTATATATATAGAATCTGTGGTGACGGTGTTCATGTTCCTTGGCGGGACGAGCTTCGTGTTGCTTTACCGTGCGGCCCACGGTGATTTCAAGCCGATATGGCAAAACGATGTGTTCCGTGCGTATGTAGGTATAATTCTTGTGTGCTACGTGCTGTTTGTCATCGCCATATTCTATCACGGACAGGCTTATTCCATAAAGTCGGTAACGCTTGATCCTTTGTTCCAGATAGTGTCGACTATCACGTCGACGGGCTATGAGGTTTCCGACTTCTCTAACTGGGGTACGTTTACTCTGTCGCTTGTATTCGCCCTGATGTTTTTCGGAGCGTGTGCCGGCTCTACCAGCGGAGGCGCTAAGATTGACCGTCTGATTTATCTATTGAAAAACTGCCGTAACGAGATTGTAAGGTGCGTTTATCCGAACAATATTTTTACAGTCCGTGTCAACCGTCGTGTGATTCCACATGAGACAGTGTCGAAGGTTATTGCCTTTCTGTGTCTGTATGTCATGATTATCATGGCGGGAGGCATCATTCTCACTGCTTTGGGGCTTCCGTTGGTCGACTCGTTTTTCTCGGCATTCTCCTGCATAAGCAATACCGGCCTTGGAGCGGGTGTCACAGGCTACGGAGGTTCGTATGCCCTTGTCCCTGACGTTGGTAAATGGTTATTGGCCATAATTATGATGATCGGCCGTCTTGAACTGTTCACTGTTCTGATTCTCTTTACCCCTACATTCTGGAAAAAATAA
- the trkA gene encoding Trk system potassium transporter TrkA gives MKIVIAGSGEVGTHLAKLLSNEEQDITVVDSDGEKLSMLDSNYNLLTFKGSPTSFSTLRQAGVEDCDLFIAVTPFETRNIIACAIAKSLGASKTVARIDNYEFKDPANHEFFVHIGADDMIYPEYLAAIEIIQALRHNWVRHWFELHNGELILVGVKLRDNAPLKGMQLKELGMTEHSFHVAAIKRNHETIIPGGHDRLEVNDIVYFMTTREHVDSLVALCGKTQRKIRDVLIMGGSRIAIRLCAMAGDEFNFKIMDMDRDRCLVLSEKCPDATIINADARDTDALLDAGITDMDAFIALADSSETNILTCLSAKELGVVKTIAEVENLQFISEAEGLNIGTIINKKLLASSRIFQMLLDSDTSTSKCLALADAEVAEIVAREGSKITRGPVKDLKLSRDMTIAGLIRDGKGYLVSGNTVIEPGDSVVVFTLNGVIHKVEKLFK, from the coding sequence ATGAAAATAGTTATTGCCGGGTCGGGAGAGGTCGGTACTCACCTTGCCAAGCTTCTGTCAAACGAAGAGCAGGATATCACCGTAGTCGACAGTGACGGTGAAAAGCTTTCCATGCTTGATTCAAACTATAATCTCCTTACCTTCAAAGGCTCTCCGACTTCCTTTTCAACTCTTCGTCAGGCCGGTGTTGAGGATTGCGATCTTTTTATCGCGGTCACTCCGTTTGAGACACGCAACATCATTGCGTGTGCCATAGCAAAAAGCCTTGGAGCGTCCAAGACTGTGGCCCGGATTGATAATTACGAATTTAAAGATCCGGCTAATCATGAGTTCTTCGTCCATATCGGGGCTGACGACATGATCTATCCCGAGTATCTCGCCGCGATTGAGATTATTCAGGCTTTGCGTCACAACTGGGTCAGACACTGGTTTGAGCTTCACAACGGGGAGCTGATTCTCGTCGGTGTCAAATTGAGAGACAATGCCCCGCTTAAGGGAATGCAGCTCAAAGAGCTTGGAATGACCGAACACAGTTTTCACGTGGCTGCAATCAAACGCAATCATGAGACGATTATTCCCGGCGGTCATGACCGTCTGGAAGTAAATGATATTGTCTACTTCATGACTACGCGTGAGCATGTCGATTCGCTCGTCGCGCTCTGTGGCAAGACTCAGCGCAAGATACGCGATGTGCTCATCATGGGAGGCAGCCGTATTGCGATAAGGCTGTGTGCGATGGCCGGCGATGAGTTCAACTTCAAAATCATGGATATGGACCGCGACCGTTGTCTTGTGTTGTCGGAAAAATGTCCTGACGCGACAATCATCAATGCCGATGCACGTGACACCGATGCTCTTCTTGATGCCGGCATAACCGATATGGATGCTTTTATCGCGCTTGCCGACAGCAGTGAGACCAATATTCTCACCTGTCTTTCCGCCAAAGAGCTTGGAGTGGTCAAAACAATCGCCGAGGTGGAGAATTTGCAGTTTATCTCTGAGGCAGAAGGATTGAATATCGGAACAATCATCAATAAAAAGCTCCTTGCTTCTTCGCGAATATTCCAGATGCTTCTCGACAGTGATACTTCCACGTCGAAATGTCTTGCGTTGGCCGATGCCGAAGTCGCAGAGATTGTGGCTCGTGAGGGCTCAAAAATCACCCGAGGCCCTGTAAAGGATCTGAAACTGTCGCGCGACATGACTATCGCAGGTCTCATAAGGGATGGTAAAGGTTATCTTGTTTCGGGTAACACTGTCATCGAGCCGGGTGATAGTGTGGTTGTGTTTACACTCAACGGTGTCATCCACAAGGTCGAAAAACTGTTTAAATGA
- the dxs gene encoding 1-deoxy-D-xylulose-5-phosphate synthase, which produces MEKETKDDKYPLLSQIDSPADLRKLPVQELPKVCSELRSFLINSLSTHPGHFASSMGAVELTVALHYVFNTPYDRIVWDVGHQAYGHKILTGRRERFSTNRTLGGLSGFPSPKESEYDTFTAGHASNSISAALGMTVASSLQNETPLRNVVAVIGDASISGGLAFEGLNNAANANSNLLIILNDNDMSIDRNVGSLNSYLAHLTTSKAYNNLRYKFARFLRKNHLVTNKGKGMIMRFNNSLKSLITKEQNIFEGLNIRYFGPFDGHDLPTIINVLNEIKDFSGPRILHLRTIKGKGYEPAEKDPARWHAPGRFDAKTGKIIKDSVKKAPKYQDVFGETLVALAERNTKIVGVTAAMPSGTSMNKLEKAFPSRTFDVGISEGHAVTFAGGMAKEGMKPFVAIYSSFLQRAYSHIIHDVAIEGLPVTFCLDRAGLVGEDGATHHGVFDMAYLRSIPGMTVASPRSLDMLRHLMLTAESFDGPFAIRYPRGNGDSELSEEMHKLPVGKGELLKDGSDMVVLTIGPVASEARKVIDRAEKEFGISIAHYDMIFLKPMDKEIIDRIVAMNVPVITVEDGVVDGGMGSAVLEALSEAGSDVAVHRLGVPDRFIPQGKPAELKHLCGFDEEGIYEAIAKIANPVKG; this is translated from the coding sequence ATGGAAAAAGAAACGAAGGACGATAAATATCCTCTCCTGTCGCAGATCGACTCTCCGGCCGACCTGCGCAAACTCCCGGTGCAGGAGCTGCCGAAAGTGTGTAGCGAGTTGCGTTCGTTTCTGATCAACTCGCTCTCAACCCATCCGGGGCACTTTGCATCGAGTATGGGGGCGGTAGAGCTTACAGTTGCCTTGCACTATGTGTTCAACACCCCCTACGACCGCATCGTATGGGATGTCGGACATCAGGCTTACGGCCACAAAATACTGACCGGGCGTCGCGAGCGTTTCAGTACCAATCGCACGCTTGGCGGTCTAAGCGGCTTCCCTTCGCCAAAGGAAAGCGAATATGATACATTTACTGCAGGCCATGCCTCGAACTCCATTTCGGCAGCTCTTGGCATGACTGTGGCAAGTTCGTTGCAAAACGAAACCCCGCTCCGCAATGTCGTAGCGGTTATAGGCGATGCCTCCATCAGTGGCGGTCTCGCGTTCGAGGGGCTTAACAACGCTGCCAATGCCAATTCGAATCTTCTTATCATTCTTAATGATAATGATATGTCGATTGACCGCAATGTCGGCTCTCTCAATTCCTATCTCGCCCATCTCACAACATCGAAAGCCTACAATAATCTCAGATATAAGTTTGCGAGGTTTCTGCGCAAGAACCATCTTGTAACCAACAAGGGCAAAGGGATGATCATGCGCTTCAACAATAGCCTGAAGTCACTTATAACCAAGGAGCAAAATATTTTTGAAGGCCTGAATATCAGGTATTTCGGACCTTTCGACGGACATGATTTGCCGACTATCATCAATGTGCTGAATGAAATAAAGGATTTCAGCGGTCCGCGTATCCTTCATCTCCGTACGATAAAAGGCAAAGGTTACGAACCGGCTGAGAAAGATCCTGCACGCTGGCATGCTCCGGGGCGCTTTGACGCGAAAACCGGCAAGATTATAAAAGACAGCGTGAAGAAGGCTCCAAAATATCAGGACGTGTTCGGCGAAACGCTTGTCGCGCTCGCCGAGCGTAATACTAAAATAGTGGGGGTGACGGCAGCCATGCCGTCGGGCACTTCAATGAACAAGCTTGAAAAGGCTTTCCCGTCACGGACTTTCGATGTCGGCATTTCCGAGGGACATGCTGTGACATTTGCAGGAGGAATGGCAAAAGAGGGTATGAAACCATTTGTAGCCATCTATTCATCGTTCCTTCAGAGAGCCTACAGCCATATCATACATGATGTGGCGATTGAGGGCTTGCCTGTCACTTTCTGTCTTGACAGAGCCGGTCTTGTCGGGGAGGACGGCGCTACACACCACGGTGTGTTCGACATGGCTTATCTCCGCTCGATTCCAGGCATGACAGTCGCATCGCCAAGGAGTCTCGACATGCTCCGTCATCTTATGCTTACCGCTGAAAGTTTCGATGGTCCGTTTGCAATCCGCTATCCGCGAGGAAACGGAGACTCGGAATTGTCGGAAGAGATGCACAAATTGCCTGTCGGCAAGGGCGAACTGCTCAAGGACGGCAGCGACATGGTGGTGCTTACCATCGGACCGGTAGCTTCGGAGGCACGAAAGGTGATCGACCGTGCGGAAAAGGAATTCGGCATCTCCATTGCCCACTATGATATGATATTCCTTAAACCTATGGATAAGGAAATCATTGACCGTATCGTCGCGATGAACGTTCCTGTCATCACAGTCGAAGACGGTGTGGTTGACGGAGGAATGGGTTCGGCAGTGCTTGAAGCGCTTTCTGAGGCCGGTTCTGATGTGGCGGTGCATCGTCTTGGTGTTCCTGACCGTTTTATTCCTCAGGGCAAACCGGCAGAGCTTAAACATCTTTGCGGCTTTGACGAAGAGGGTATCTACGAGGCCATTGCCAAGATTGCTAATCCTGTTAAAGGCTGA
- the purB gene encoding adenylosuccinate lyase gives MKLTELTAISPVDGRYRGKCENLDEYFSEFALIRYRVKVEVEYFIALCELPLPALADFPVELFGKLRDIYGQFSVEYAARVKEIESVTNHDVKAVEYFIKERFDLLGIEKYKEYIHFGLTSQDINNTSVPMSIADAIKNVYRPRIVEMIEHLEARADEWYDIPMLAKTHGQPASPTRLGKEIRVFSYRLRRQLAILDAVEISGKFGGATGNFNAHLCAFPDFDWREFGAKFLSEKLGIVREEYTTQISNYDNLAALFDAFARINNIILDLDRDMWMYISMEYFKQKIKAGEVGSSAMPHKVNPIDFENSEGNIGIANAVFGHLASKMPVSRLQRDLTDSTVLRNIGVPLAHTLIAVASTMKGLGKLLLNRAAIDADLDNTWSVVAEAIQTVLRREGYPKPYETLKALTRKNEAVTAESIAEFIDTLNVSAEVKAELKTISPHSYTGY, from the coding sequence ATGAAACTTACTGAACTGACAGCAATATCACCGGTCGACGGCCGCTATCGCGGAAAATGTGAGAATCTGGATGAATATTTTTCAGAATTTGCTCTTATCCGCTACCGTGTAAAGGTAGAGGTCGAGTATTTTATCGCTCTTTGTGAATTGCCCCTGCCGGCTCTTGCTGATTTCCCTGTCGAGCTATTCGGTAAGTTACGCGATATCTACGGCCAATTCTCCGTGGAGTATGCCGCCAGAGTCAAGGAGATTGAAAGTGTGACCAATCATGATGTCAAGGCTGTTGAGTATTTCATCAAGGAACGCTTTGATCTCTTGGGCATAGAAAAATATAAAGAATATATCCATTTCGGCCTTACATCGCAGGACATAAACAACACTTCCGTCCCGATGTCGATAGCCGATGCCATCAAAAATGTCTATCGTCCGCGTATCGTAGAAATGATCGAGCATCTTGAGGCCCGTGCCGACGAATGGTATGACATACCTATGCTTGCCAAGACTCACGGCCAGCCGGCATCGCCCACCCGTCTCGGCAAAGAAATCCGTGTGTTCAGCTACCGTCTCCGCCGTCAGCTTGCAATTCTTGATGCTGTCGAGATTTCAGGTAAGTTCGGTGGTGCGACAGGTAATTTCAATGCTCATCTTTGTGCCTTCCCAGATTTTGATTGGCGCGAGTTTGGTGCTAAGTTCCTTTCGGAGAAGTTAGGCATCGTCAGAGAAGAGTATACGACACAGATTTCAAACTATGATAATCTTGCGGCTCTTTTCGATGCGTTCGCACGTATCAATAACATAATTCTCGACCTTGACCGCGACATGTGGATGTATATCTCCATGGAGTATTTCAAACAGAAGATCAAGGCAGGAGAGGTCGGTTCGTCGGCTATGCCCCACAAAGTAAATCCGATTGACTTTGAAAATTCGGAAGGCAACATCGGCATCGCGAACGCTGTTTTCGGACATCTCGCGAGCAAGATGCCTGTCTCTCGTCTGCAAAGAGACCTCACCGATTCAACCGTCCTGCGCAATATCGGTGTGCCTCTTGCTCATACGCTTATCGCTGTTGCTTCGACTATGAAGGGACTTGGGAAACTTCTTCTCAACCGTGCGGCGATAGACGCTGATCTCGACAACACATGGAGTGTCGTGGCAGAGGCTATCCAGACAGTGCTTCGTCGCGAGGGTTATCCGAAGCCCTACGAGACACTCAAGGCTCTCACCCGTAAAAACGAGGCTGTGACTGCCGAGAGTATCGCCGAATTTATTGATACGCTCAATGTTTCCGCTGAAGTGAAAGCCGAACTGAAGACTATTTCACCTCACAGTTATACCGGCTATTGA